The Niastella koreensis GR20-10 genome includes a window with the following:
- a CDS encoding pentapeptide repeat-containing protein, translated as MKDYSNQNLQNATFVDQDLRYSNFSNSDLRGANFSGANLNGVDFTGIKTGITPVKIVWMFLVAMIISLLSGYLAMLGGRTVQALLYSKEEHERTAGTMAIIITILFIGCSWWVGGGHAIRTLIVPIVIFFVLGGLVIYWAGIGTGKGMFFLALSLVLIIIMFITGAVAQAMAGTLSNVLFVVVALSGILFGKSVGGGMGTIVLAVVCAFISRRALSNVQGFHFLHGIALYITGRYGTSFRRTKMANTRFNQSKLRHIDFSYTDVTLINWGNARRINCIIDNRIITDKN; from the coding sequence GTGAAGGATTACAGTAACCAGAATTTGCAGAATGCCACGTTTGTTGACCAGGACCTCAGGTATTCCAATTTTTCAAACAGTGATCTCAGGGGCGCCAACTTTTCGGGGGCAAACCTGAACGGGGTTGATTTTACCGGTATTAAAACCGGCATCACCCCGGTAAAAATTGTATGGATGTTCCTGGTGGCGATGATCATTTCGTTGCTTTCCGGTTATCTGGCCATGTTGGGTGGCAGAACGGTGCAGGCGCTTTTGTATTCAAAAGAAGAACATGAACGCACAGCCGGCACCATGGCCATCATAATCACCATCCTGTTTATTGGGTGTAGCTGGTGGGTAGGCGGGGGCCATGCCATTCGTACATTGATAGTACCCATTGTAATTTTTTTCGTGCTGGGTGGGCTCGTCATTTACTGGGCGGGTATCGGCACCGGTAAAGGCATGTTTTTTCTCGCCTTATCATTGGTGCTCATCATCATCATGTTCATAACAGGCGCTGTGGCCCAGGCAATGGCAGGCACTTTATCGAATGTACTGTTTGTAGTAGTAGCCCTCTCAGGGATCCTGTTTGGCAAATCAGTGGGCGGCGGTATGGGCACCATCGTACTGGCCGTTGTATGCGCCTTTATAAGCAGACGGGCGCTAAGCAATGTACAGGGGTTTCACTTTTTACACGGCATTGCCCTGTACATTACCGGGCGGTATGGTACCTCATTCCGCCGCACAAAAATGGCCAATACCCGGTTCAACCAATCAAAGCTCCGGCACATAGATTTTTCCTACACAGATGTTACCCTCATAAACTGGGGCAATGCAAGAAGGATCAACTGTATTATTGATAACAGGATTATTACCGATAAAAATTAA
- a CDS encoding OmpA/MotB family protein — MTKKASIAVLLLAGLIIEGCGTAKKLEAVQGQNAELTEQNRSLKSKVSSLNNDLGNCAASNKGCMDELAQTKADNKHFQERLAVTTAVLKEQADVMHQIQNKVDDALADFKNKGVEVYFNKGLVHVEMEDKLLYKSGSSKLGAEGKNALNHLAGVLSGYPNLKIIVLGNTDDQKFKNGMDNWTLSTERANGVVRVLKDEGKLDPMRLTAAGKGMYNPVAENTTEEGRSKNRRTDIILNPDLDKLWDSVDK, encoded by the coding sequence ATGACAAAGAAAGCATCGATAGCGGTATTGCTATTGGCTGGCTTAATAATAGAAGGCTGCGGCACCGCTAAAAAACTGGAAGCGGTACAGGGGCAGAATGCGGAACTAACGGAACAGAACAGGTCATTAAAAAGCAAAGTGAGTTCCCTGAACAACGACCTGGGCAATTGCGCAGCAAGTAATAAAGGATGCATGGATGAACTGGCTCAAACCAAGGCCGATAACAAACACTTCCAGGAACGGCTGGCCGTGACCACCGCGGTATTGAAAGAGCAGGCCGATGTAATGCACCAGATCCAGAACAAGGTAGACGATGCGCTGGCAGATTTTAAAAACAAAGGCGTGGAGGTTTATTTCAACAAGGGACTGGTGCATGTAGAAATGGAAGACAAGCTGCTGTATAAAAGCGGCAGCTCCAAACTGGGCGCGGAAGGCAAAAATGCACTCAATCACCTGGCAGGCGTGTTGAGCGGCTATCCCAACCTGAAAATAATTGTACTGGGTAATACCGATGATCAAAAATTCAAAAACGGCATGGATAACTGGACGCTCAGTACCGAACGGGCCAATGGGGTAGTACGGGTATTAAAGGATGAAGGCAAACTGGACCCCATGCGGTTAACAGCCGCCGGCAAAGGCATGTACAACCCGGTTGCTGAAAACACCACGGAAGAAGGCCGGTCAAAAAACCGCCGCACCGATATTATCCTCAACCCCGACCTGGATAAGCTCTGGGATAGTGTAGACAAATAA
- a CDS encoding DUF4136 domain-containing protein — translation MTTSLRFLLVACLLLPLLWGCYPKGAEYTDELDLVYTKYASGFNFTSLKTYSIPDSVVKITGDVISDPDHNGEPSFLPASSAKIITDQVKQNMNSYGWTLVDKNSKPDVTILASTMTTTNIYYYYDWWYWGWYYPGYNPGWGWYYPGYYPPYVTGYRSGSVFMQMIDNTSKPWTADNAPVVWVCILNGLAEGGTANIAARTQIGIDQAFTQSPYLKH, via the coding sequence ATGACAACGAGTTTACGCTTTCTGTTAGTTGCGTGTCTGCTGCTGCCATTATTATGGGGCTGCTATCCGAAAGGAGCGGAATACACCGATGAACTGGACCTCGTATATACGAAATACGCCAGTGGTTTTAATTTCACATCATTGAAAACATATAGCATTCCCGACAGTGTAGTAAAGATAACGGGGGATGTAATTAGCGACCCTGACCATAATGGTGAACCATCGTTCCTGCCCGCTTCATCAGCCAAGATTATCACCGACCAGGTAAAGCAGAACATGAACAGTTATGGATGGACGCTGGTTGACAAAAACAGTAAACCGGATGTAACCATTCTGGCATCTACCATGACCACCACCAATATTTATTATTACTACGACTGGTGGTATTGGGGCTGGTATTACCCGGGGTATAATCCAGGCTGGGGCTGGTACTATCCCGGCTATTATCCGCCATACGTTACCGGGTACAGGTCAGGCTCTGTATTTATGCAGATGATAGATAATACGTCAAAGCCATGGACGGCAGATAATGCGCCGGTGGTATGGGTATGTATTTTAAACGGACTGGCAGAAGGCGGCACCGCTAACATTGCCGCCCGTACGCAGATCGGCATAGACCAGGCCTTTACACAATCACCATACTTAAAACACTAG
- a CDS encoding sigma-70 family RNA polymerase sigma factor, producing MMIRNFNDEAVFEVLYKKYWDLLLCFARKYINDRQTCKEVVQDLFVTLHGKRDQLTINVSLSSYLYRSLRNKIINHLRDESVYKKHVALASKKYSIVSVGNDAENWMDVLDLEKEIGCCLNSMPDKYRDVYVLTMQKANTVKMTAAMLNRSVPTVERQLRVAIRLMQEYLNRYKVNLQ from the coding sequence ATGATGATCCGGAATTTCAATGACGAAGCAGTTTTTGAGGTGTTGTATAAAAAGTACTGGGACCTCTTATTGTGTTTTGCAAGAAAATACATCAATGACCGGCAAACCTGTAAAGAAGTGGTGCAGGACCTGTTTGTAACGCTGCATGGAAAAAGAGATCAGTTGACAATCAATGTTTCGTTGTCGTCGTATTTATACCGGTCGTTACGGAACAAGATCATCAATCACCTGCGGGATGAATCGGTGTACAAAAAGCATGTTGCCCTGGCGAGTAAGAAATACAGTATCGTTTCTGTTGGCAACGATGCCGAAAATTGGATGGATGTGCTTGACCTGGAAAAGGAGATCGGTTGTTGTTTAAATTCAATGCCTGATAAGTACCGGGATGTTTATGTGCTCACCATGCAAAAAGCCAATACCGTTAAAATGACCGCTGCCATGCTGAATCGTTCTGTGCCTACTGTAGAGCGCCAGTTAAGAGTTGCCATTCGCCTGATGCAGGAATATTTGAACAGATACAAAGTAAACCTTCAGTAA
- a CDS encoding helix-turn-helix domain-containing protein, producing MRHQNLTFAPETDKRTSSFNAHVLSPEKVSDISERLKQFMFSQKPYLRYRYTIKSLADDIQVQAYLLSAYLNQEKRLRFTDYLNQFRIEYCESLIQEGLANDLNMKGLALICGFQNRNTLTSAFKKFTGLTPSRYTKSVRLGIKP from the coding sequence ATGCGACACCAAAACCTAACCTTCGCACCAGAGACCGACAAAAGGACCTCAAGCTTCAATGCGCATGTTTTGAGTCCTGAAAAGGTAAGTGACATTTCAGAAAGGTTGAAACAGTTTATGTTCTCCCAAAAGCCGTATTTGCGTTACAGGTATACTATCAAAAGCCTGGCCGATGATATCCAGGTGCAGGCGTACCTGTTGTCGGCTTATTTAAACCAGGAAAAACGTTTACGTTTTACTGATTACCTGAACCAGTTCCGGATAGAGTATTGTGAAAGCCTGATCCAGGAAGGCCTGGCAAACGATTTGAACATGAAAGGCCTCGCATTGATTTGTGGTTTTCAAAACCGGAATACTTTAACCAGTGCATTTAAAAAATTTACAGGGTTAACCCCTTCCCGGTATACAAAAAGTGTACGACTGGGAATAAAACCCTAA
- a CDS encoding OprO/OprP family phosphate-selective porin, whose protein sequence is MKPNEFVGPIATFKIGLGYIHDFVAYSESEKFKQQMDSLHYNLKPDFKLRDFRVLGSGVFKTKRYLAFKFAYMWDGDNEKWLVRESGLTIGVPELAGHIFIGRTKEGYSMVKVMNGHSPWTAERQMALDVIPILADGIKYFGYLPKPRVFWNLGAYNDILSKGQGFSTYAWQYDARVGWLPIYFQKTNEVLHVGVNLRYGKPVDGKITLKSRPESNPTPQIINTGAFTADHSSHIGAEVYYSNKGFLIGSEVMMHNFYADNAENHRFYGGNVVVTWLFTGAVRPYSTNGNILGFVPVKKSVFKGGWGEWEAVVHYSMLDLNDRSIAGGKFWRITPMINWYVTKVFRMEFVYGYGVLDRFNIKGPVQFFQSRIQFTLM, encoded by the coding sequence ATGAAACCCAATGAATTCGTAGGACCTATAGCCACCTTTAAAATTGGCCTCGGTTATATTCATGATTTTGTGGCCTATAGTGAGAGTGAAAAATTCAAACAACAAATGGATTCCCTGCACTATAACCTGAAACCCGATTTTAAACTGAGAGACTTTAGAGTGTTGGGCAGCGGTGTATTTAAAACCAAACGATACCTGGCATTTAAGTTTGCCTATATGTGGGATGGCGATAATGAAAAATGGCTGGTGCGGGAGTCGGGGCTTACCATTGGTGTACCGGAACTGGCCGGGCATATTTTTATCGGGCGCACCAAAGAAGGTTACTCTATGGTAAAGGTTATGAACGGGCACTCTCCCTGGACCGCAGAACGCCAGATGGCATTGGATGTAATTCCTATTCTGGCCGATGGCATCAAGTACTTTGGATATTTGCCAAAGCCCAGGGTATTCTGGAACCTCGGCGCTTATAACGATATCCTTTCCAAAGGCCAGGGTTTTTCTACGTATGCCTGGCAATATGATGCCCGGGTTGGCTGGTTACCCATCTATTTTCAAAAAACAAATGAAGTATTGCATGTGGGTGTTAACCTGCGTTATGGAAAACCGGTTGATGGAAAGATCACGCTGAAGTCGAGACCGGAATCGAATCCCACCCCGCAGATCATTAACACCGGCGCCTTTACAGCCGACCACTCAAGCCACATTGGGGCCGAAGTGTATTACAGTAACAAAGGCTTTTTGATAGGATCTGAAGTAATGATGCATAATTTTTATGCGGACAATGCCGAGAACCACCGGTTCTATGGTGGCAATGTGGTAGTTACATGGCTCTTTACCGGCGCAGTTCGGCCTTATTCAACCAATGGAAACATCCTCGGCTTTGTGCCGGTAAAAAAATCAGTGTTCAAAGGAGGCTGGGGTGAATGGGAAGCCGTTGTACATTATTCCATGCTCGATCTGAACGACCGGTCAATTGCAGGAGGTAAGTTCTGGCGTATTACGCCCATGATCAACTGGTATGTTACCAAGGTCTTCAGAATGGAATTTGTTTATGGCTATGGGGTACTCGATCGCTTTAATATAAAGGGCCCCGTACAGTTCTTTCAAAGCAGAATACAGTTCACACTTATGTAA
- a CDS encoding type II asparaginase: MKTLITALWSKLTVVLVLVSLNSFAQKKANVVILATGGTIAGAASTGVQSGYTSGQVTIDAMVNAVPDITKLANIKGEQISNVGSQDMSFEIMLKLAKRIAELTQQGGLDGIVITHGTDTMEETAYFLNLVCKTDLPIVLVGSMRPSTAVSADGPLNLYNAVAVAADPNAKKRGVLLVMNDWIHSAQSLTKVSTTAVQTFMSPLNGLIGISNYGTNEFYRFPFNKYGSQSEFSVDNVTKLPRVDIIYADADMPADLVDASVEHGAKGIVIAGVGNGNMNKAGLEACERAAKKGVVIVRSSRVVTGNVGRNVEVDDDKMGFVASYDHNPQKSRILLMVALLKQRSNADLQKIFYEY, from the coding sequence ATGAAAACCCTTATAACAGCTTTGTGGAGTAAGCTTACCGTTGTGTTGGTGTTGGTAAGCCTTAACAGTTTCGCTCAGAAAAAAGCGAATGTAGTAATCCTGGCAACAGGTGGTACCATTGCAGGCGCAGCAAGCACCGGGGTACAATCGGGCTATACTTCGGGCCAGGTAACCATCGACGCCATGGTAAATGCAGTACCCGATATTACCAAACTGGCCAATATAAAAGGGGAGCAGATCTCCAATGTGGGTTCACAGGATATGTCGTTCGAGATCATGCTGAAGCTGGCAAAAAGAATTGCTGAGTTAACCCAACAGGGCGGTCTGGATGGTATTGTGATTACCCATGGTACCGATACCATGGAAGAAACCGCTTATTTCCTGAACCTGGTTTGTAAAACAGATCTGCCTATTGTATTGGTAGGCTCCATGCGGCCTTCTACCGCCGTTAGTGCCGATGGTCCGCTTAATTTGTACAATGCAGTGGCCGTTGCAGCAGACCCCAATGCCAAAAAACGCGGGGTGTTACTGGTAATGAACGACTGGATCCATTCTGCACAAAGCCTCACCAAAGTAAGCACTACCGCTGTGCAAACATTTATGTCGCCATTGAATGGCCTTATCGGCATCAGCAATTATGGTACAAATGAGTTTTATCGTTTCCCATTTAACAAATACGGCAGCCAAAGCGAATTCTCTGTAGACAATGTAACCAAACTTCCGCGCGTGGATATTATTTATGCCGATGCGGATATGCCCGCCGACCTCGTAGATGCTTCTGTTGAACACGGCGCCAAAGGAATTGTGATTGCCGGTGTTGGCAATGGCAATATGAACAAGGCCGGACTGGAAGCCTGCGAAAGAGCCGCTAAAAAAGGTGTGGTGATAGTAAGAAGCAGCCGCGTGGTTACCGGCAACGTAGGCCGCAATGTAGAAGTGGATGATGATAAGATGGGGTTTGTGGCTTCTTATGACCACAACCCGCAAAAATCAAGGATCCTGCTGATGGTGGCATTGCTGAAACAAAGAAGCAATGCCGACCTGCAAAAGATATTTTATGAATATTAA
- a CDS encoding aspartate ammonia-lyase: protein MKRIFSSTVVTLLIQQSLSAQQTRTEKDLLGEKQIDAKAYYGVQTARALENFTISGVPTSFYPDYVKAFAMVKLAAARANTQVGNMKPEKLAAIEKACQAVIDGKYRDQFLVDMYQGGAGTSANMNVNEVLANIALELSGKQKGDYHSIEPHDDLNMGQSTNDSYPTAIKIALLLHNDKLVSEADALAKSFHKKGDEFKGMVKMGRTEGQDAVPMTLGQEFHAFGNQLDAEIAALRKSETYLCEQNMGATAIGTGITATPGYADKVAAELAKITGKPIVKSSDLIAATSSQQAFVIYSAALKSFAIALSKISSDLIFLASGPRTGIFEINLPALQPGSSIMPGKVNPVMPEVMNEVCFKVMGNDVTVSVAAHSGLLQLNAYEPVEAVAIMESQGLLFKTLPLFRKNCIDGITANKNILDKYITQSVGIVTALNPVLGYEKTTELAKEALKSGKGILELIREKKLLTEDQIKKLLDPVTLTGEGQ from the coding sequence ATGAAACGAATATTTTCCTCCACTGTAGTAACGCTGCTTATACAACAGTCACTATCAGCCCAGCAAACGCGCACCGAAAAAGACCTGTTAGGTGAAAAGCAAATAGATGCCAAAGCCTATTATGGGGTGCAAACAGCACGCGCGTTGGAGAACTTCACCATAAGCGGTGTTCCAACTTCTTTTTATCCGGATTATGTAAAAGCATTTGCCATGGTAAAACTGGCCGCGGCAAGGGCCAATACCCAGGTGGGCAATATGAAACCTGAGAAACTGGCCGCTATTGAAAAAGCCTGTCAGGCCGTAATAGATGGCAAATACCGCGATCAGTTTTTGGTTGATATGTACCAGGGCGGCGCCGGCACTTCGGCCAATATGAACGTAAACGAAGTACTGGCCAATATTGCGCTGGAGTTAAGCGGTAAGCAAAAAGGCGATTATCACTCCATAGAACCCCATGATGATCTGAACATGGGGCAATCCACCAACGATTCCTATCCAACCGCCATCAAGATAGCGCTGTTATTACACAACGATAAATTAGTAAGTGAAGCCGATGCACTGGCTAAGTCATTCCATAAAAAAGGCGATGAATTCAAAGGCATGGTAAAAATGGGCCGTACCGAAGGGCAGGACGCCGTGCCTATGACCCTGGGACAGGAGTTTCATGCATTCGGCAACCAGCTCGATGCCGAGATTGCCGCACTTCGCAAATCAGAAACTTATTTATGTGAACAGAACATGGGCGCTACCGCTATTGGTACCGGCATTACCGCTACACCTGGTTATGCAGATAAAGTGGCCGCAGAACTGGCTAAAATAACCGGCAAACCGATTGTAAAAAGCAGTGACCTGATAGCCGCTACCAGCAGCCAGCAGGCATTTGTGATCTATTCTGCAGCGCTGAAAAGTTTTGCCATTGCATTATCAAAGATCAGCAGCGATCTTATCTTCCTGGCCTCAGGCCCCCGCACCGGTATTTTTGAAATAAACCTGCCGGCCCTGCAACCCGGCTCCTCCATTATGCCCGGCAAGGTAAACCCGGTAATGCCCGAAGTAATGAATGAAGTGTGTTTTAAAGTGATGGGCAATGATGTTACTGTTTCCGTGGCCGCACACTCCGGACTGCTGCAATTAAACGCTTATGAACCCGTAGAGGCCGTTGCCATTATGGAGTCGCAGGGCCTGTTGTTTAAAACCCTGCCGCTGTTCAGAAAGAATTGCATCGATGGCATAACAGCTAATAAGAATATCCTGGACAAATACATTACCCAAAGCGTGGGCATAGTAACTGCCCTGAACCCGGTGCTTGGGTATGAGAAAACAACCGAGCTGGCTAAAGAAGCCCTTAAATCGGGTAAAGGCATTTTGGAGTTGATCAGGGAAAAGAAATTGTTGACGGAAGACCAGATAAAGAAGCTGCTTGATCCGGTTACGTTAACTGGTGAAGGGCAGTAG
- a CDS encoding outer membrane beta-barrel protein, with amino-acid sequence MRKYVLLLFASSVAVAARSQETRINAYGNYVFDDKVESYYSSTNYFNGTIVGGGMWGIGLEFKVHDEYGLELLYQRQNTHATIHYYDLTSVGDKDGNVDLGINWLMAGATRYLTEKRSLEPFAGLMLGVAIIDGSNPDNGNKQSATKFAWGFRLGTDVLVSDHLGFRFQAQLQSATQAAGGGLYFGTGGAGVGVTTYSSMTQFVLGGSVFFRFGHPDPKPTRHP; translated from the coding sequence ATGAGAAAATATGTGTTGTTGCTTTTTGCCAGTTCAGTTGCAGTAGCAGCCCGTTCACAGGAAACAAGAATAAACGCGTATGGAAATTATGTGTTCGATGACAAGGTTGAATCCTACTACAGTTCTACCAATTATTTTAACGGCACCATCGTGGGCGGCGGTATGTGGGGCATCGGGCTTGAATTTAAAGTACATGATGAATACGGGCTGGAGTTATTGTATCAGCGTCAGAATACACATGCTACTATTCACTATTACGATCTCACCTCGGTTGGCGACAAAGATGGCAATGTTGACCTGGGCATTAACTGGCTCATGGCCGGAGCTACGCGATACCTTACCGAAAAAAGAAGCCTGGAGCCCTTTGCAGGCCTGATGTTGGGAGTGGCCATCATAGACGGTAGCAACCCGGATAATGGTAATAAGCAAAGCGCTACCAAATTCGCCTGGGGATTTCGTTTAGGTACCGACGTTTTGGTAAGTGATCACCTGGGGTTCAGGTTTCAGGCGCAATTACAAAGCGCTACTCAGGCAGCAGGTGGCGGCCTTTATTTTGGTACGGGCGGCGCCGGCGTTGGTGTAACCACCTATAGCAGTATGACCCAGTTTGTGTTAGGCGGCAGCGTATTTTTCAGGTTCGGCCATCCCGATCCTAAACCAACCAGACATCCCTGA
- a CDS encoding DUF481 domain-containing protein: MTAFLIDYIHLLQHAKMKYALLLLLILAAAWLAAQQPRDTIYFKNGTMVIGKIKKIKLGVMTFDPDDANDITVQLKKLRTMAAQYRLYRVESTSHIVYFGKITTSDSNGYATFMSEIDTTAHAIENISVLYPVKNAFFQRFSGQASAGLDFTRSSGIGRINYDSKISYNTKNLELTLAASGIYTLTDSTFSRDREDMSIKNNYYFNTTWFGTLLLKYQRNLELGLLRRYQEGVGGGNKFITNKNIYAWTRMGMVLNQEKNTENTVTGTLAELFGQLEFNFFKYTKPEITFTITEAFYYSLSQKDRIRNDATTTLSYKIIKDLNLTASVYSNFDNQPPNEESRKFDFGTVFGISYIF; the protein is encoded by the coding sequence ATGACCGCATTTTTAATTGACTACATTCATTTATTACAACATGCGAAAATGAAATACGCGCTGTTGCTTCTGCTGATACTCGCTGCCGCCTGGCTTGCTGCGCAACAACCAAGGGATACTATCTATTTTAAGAACGGGACCATGGTGATTGGGAAAATAAAAAAAATAAAACTGGGAGTGATGACCTTCGACCCCGATGACGCCAATGATATTACCGTACAATTAAAAAAATTACGCACCATGGCCGCACAATACCGGCTATACCGGGTGGAAAGCACTTCGCACATCGTTTATTTTGGGAAAATAACCACCAGTGACAGCAATGGGTATGCTACGTTTATGTCAGAAATTGACACTACCGCCCATGCCATTGAAAATATTTCTGTATTGTACCCGGTGAAGAACGCTTTCTTTCAACGTTTTTCCGGCCAGGCTTCTGCCGGTTTAGACTTCACCCGGTCCAGCGGAATAGGCAGAATTAACTATGACAGTAAAATAAGTTATAATACCAAAAACCTGGAACTCACCCTTGCTGCTTCCGGTATTTATACGCTCACAGATTCTACGTTCAGCCGCGACCGGGAAGACATGAGTATAAAAAATAATTACTATTTCAACACCACCTGGTTTGGCACCCTGTTACTTAAATACCAGCGAAACCTGGAGCTGGGCCTGCTCCGGCGCTACCAGGAGGGAGTAGGGGGTGGTAATAAATTCATTACTAACAAAAACATCTATGCGTGGACAAGAATGGGCATGGTGCTGAACCAGGAAAAAAATACGGAAAATACTGTCACCGGCACACTGGCCGAATTATTCGGACAACTGGAATTTAATTTTTTCAAGTATACAAAACCGGAAATAACTTTCACCATAACAGAAGCTTTTTATTACAGCCTTTCGCAAAAAGACCGCATCCGTAACGATGCCACTACTACACTCAGTTACAAGATCATCAAAGACCTCAACCTTACCGCCTCCGTATATTCCAACTTCGACAACCAGCCACCCAATGAAGAAAGCCGCAAATTCGACTTCGGAACAGTCTTCGGGATTTCATACATATTTTAA
- a CDS encoding DcaP family trimeric outer membrane transporter produces the protein MKHCCLLVPALLFSSLYCMAQQSDKFDSTRVKALEIYGFVMTDAGYNFDQINPNWFDAMRITKLPSYKDQFAPDGKVFFGIRQSRFGVKGYTSTPLGELKTVFEFDLFGTGADEGQTTMRLRHIYAELGRFAIGQTNSPFMDGDVWPNTIEYWGPSGMVFYRNIQIRYAIMQGKNQIYVALERPGASADQGTFDSRNELDSVRGHLILPDLSAHYRRSGDWGHIQIAGMLRDLRWKDVHTTGGYNVSDNVLGWGAHFSTVLNLSSNDVFRGSFVYGHGIENYMQDAPVDVGVKEQPGNTTEPFTGEALPVTGIHAYLDHNWSPKLSTSIGYSSVHIENTDAAAPNAYRMGQYASVNLVSTPFTNSMAAIEFQWGRRSNFTDDFHSDCFKIQLAFKYNFSQIFYRNKE, from the coding sequence ATGAAGCATTGCTGTTTATTGGTCCCTGCTTTACTTTTTTCTTCGTTGTATTGTATGGCGCAACAAAGCGATAAGTTTGATAGCACCAGGGTGAAGGCGCTGGAAATTTATGGGTTTGTAATGACCGATGCAGGCTACAATTTCGACCAGATAAATCCCAACTGGTTCGATGCCATGCGCATTACCAAATTGCCTTCATATAAAGATCAGTTCGCGCCTGATGGAAAAGTGTTTTTTGGCATTCGCCAAAGCCGGTTTGGTGTTAAAGGCTATACCTCAACACCGCTTGGGGAATTGAAAACGGTGTTTGAATTTGATCTGTTCGGGACGGGCGCCGATGAAGGACAAACCACCATGCGGCTTCGGCACATCTATGCCGAACTGGGCCGGTTTGCCATTGGGCAAACCAATTCACCGTTTATGGATGGCGATGTTTGGCCCAATACGATAGAATACTGGGGGCCGTCGGGGATGGTGTTCTACCGGAATATCCAGATCCGCTATGCGATCATGCAGGGCAAGAATCAAATATATGTTGCGTTGGAACGGCCAGGCGCCAGCGCCGACCAGGGCACCTTCGACAGCCGGAATGAGCTGGACAGTGTGCGTGGCCATTTGATCCTGCCCGATTTGTCGGCGCACTACAGGCGAAGTGGCGACTGGGGGCACATTCAAATTGCGGGAATGCTGCGCGACCTGCGCTGGAAAGACGTGCACACCACAGGTGGTTATAACGTCAGCGACAATGTCCTGGGTTGGGGCGCTCACTTCAGCACCGTGCTTAATCTCAGCTCTAACGATGTATTCAGAGGGTCATTTGTATATGGCCATGGCATAGAGAACTACATGCAGGATGCACCAGTTGATGTGGGTGTGAAAGAACAACCCGGCAATACAACAGAGCCATTTACCGGTGAAGCATTGCCCGTAACCGGGATCCATGCTTACCTCGATCATAACTGGAGCCCAAAACTGAGCACCTCTATCGGGTATTCAAGTGTACATATTGAAAATACAGATGCCGCGGCGCCCAACGCCTACAGAATGGGCCAGTATGCCAGTGTGAATTTAGTAAGTACCCCTTTCACCAATTCTATGGCAGCTATTGAATTTCAATGGGGCCGGCGTTCCAACTTCACCGATGATTTTCACTCAGATTGTTTCAAGATCCAGTTAGCGTTCAAATATAATTTCTCCCAGATCTTTTACCGGAACAAAGAATAA